A region from the Geobacter benzoatilyticus genome encodes:
- the meaB gene encoding methylmalonyl Co-A mutase-associated GTPase MeaB → MSLAQRILDGDLRAAARLMRDLDDGLRSAAGEMKLLYPNTGRAFILGITGPPGAGKSTLVDQLTAAYRRQGKRVGVVAIDPTSPFTGGAILGDRIRMNRHAEDPGVFIRSLATRGHMGGLSRSTGDVVNVMDAMGMDVVIIETVGVGQDEIDIVRMAHTTVVVSVPGLGDDIQAIKAGILEIGDLFVVNKADRDGADRTARELAAMLEMKQIKAGEWQPKVLLTEASRNRGLDEMVAEIEAHRSYLVDSGALELLMKERCAQQFIDLLRERLFTEVYGHIRINGRFREIVDEMSARRTDPYSAVETVIAERFAGAQTTSS, encoded by the coding sequence ATGTCTTTGGCACAGAGAATACTTGACGGCGATCTGCGCGCTGCGGCCCGTCTGATGCGTGATCTGGACGATGGGTTGCGCAGTGCCGCCGGAGAGATGAAGCTCCTCTATCCCAACACGGGCCGTGCGTTCATTCTCGGCATCACCGGCCCTCCGGGAGCCGGTAAATCTACCCTGGTTGACCAGCTTACCGCTGCCTACCGCCGGCAGGGGAAGAGGGTGGGGGTTGTGGCCATAGATCCCACAAGCCCCTTCACCGGGGGGGCAATCCTTGGCGACCGGATCAGGATGAACCGCCATGCGGAGGACCCGGGCGTATTTATCCGGAGCCTTGCCACCAGGGGCCACATGGGGGGACTTTCCCGTTCCACCGGCGACGTGGTCAACGTCATGGATGCCATGGGCATGGATGTCGTTATCATCGAGACTGTTGGCGTCGGTCAGGATGAAATCGACATAGTACGAATGGCCCATACGACGGTAGTTGTTTCCGTGCCGGGTCTGGGGGATGATATCCAGGCCATAAAAGCCGGAATTCTTGAGATTGGTGATTTGTTCGTGGTCAACAAGGCCGATCGGGATGGGGCCGACCGCACTGCCCGTGAGCTTGCGGCAATGCTGGAGATGAAACAGATAAAAGCCGGCGAGTGGCAGCCCAAAGTGCTTCTTACCGAGGCCAGCCGCAACCGGGGGCTTGATGAGATGGTGGCCGAGATTGAGGCCCACCGCTCTTATCTCGTTGATTCGGGAGCGCTTGAGCTCCTTATGAAGGAACGGTGTGCGCAGCAGTTCATTGATTTGCTGCGGGAGAGGCTGTTTACCGAAGTCTACGGGCATATCCGCATAAACGGGCGCTTCAGGGAGATTGTCGACGAAATGTCGGCTCGTCGCACCGATCCGTACAGCGCTGTGGAAACGGTGATCGCAGAACGTTTTGCCGGAGCTCAGACTACCAGTTCTTGA
- a CDS encoding enoyl-CoA hydratase/isomerase family protein, translating into MPYKKLSIDVKNRVGYILMGSGQRFNKLSVTMLKELKRAVAELCQHPEVVCMVITGYPGESFAVGADISQMAEFGPVDGFSFAELGQSLFDAIESCPKPVIGALNGITMGGGCDLALSCDLRVASDALLIAHPGAKLGIITGFCGTQKLPRLVRRNFAREIFMTSASYGAADALRMGLIDRFCPADEFWERVVSLAERIAAASPSALAMAKKAINTSEDCDLKTGCALEAASYAYLFATSAERGRMTDFLEGTKNVFGTENT; encoded by the coding sequence ATGCCTTACAAAAAACTGAGCATTGATGTTAAAAACCGTGTCGGCTATATCCTTATGGGGAGCGGCCAGCGTTTCAACAAGCTTAGCGTTACCATGTTGAAGGAGCTGAAACGGGCGGTTGCCGAGTTGTGTCAACATCCAGAAGTTGTCTGCATGGTCATTACCGGGTATCCGGGCGAGTCCTTTGCCGTCGGCGCCGATATCTCCCAAATGGCGGAGTTCGGTCCTGTTGACGGCTTTTCCTTTGCCGAGTTGGGGCAGTCACTGTTCGACGCCATAGAGTCGTGCCCGAAACCGGTCATTGGAGCCTTGAACGGCATTACCATGGGGGGAGGATGCGACCTTGCCCTTTCCTGTGATCTGCGGGTTGCGAGCGATGCACTTCTCATTGCCCATCCCGGCGCAAAACTGGGAATTATAACCGGTTTCTGCGGCACTCAGAAACTGCCGCGTTTGGTTCGAAGGAATTTTGCGCGGGAGATCTTCATGACCTCTGCTTCCTACGGAGCTGCCGATGCGCTTCGCATGGGGCTCATCGACCGGTTTTGCCCTGCCGACGAGTTCTGGGAGCGTGTAGTATCCCTTGCCGAGAGGATAGCTGCGGCGTCTCCGTCGGCCCTTGCCATGGCAAAGAAGGCCATTAATACTTCGGAAGATTGCGATCTGAAAACGGGCTGCGCCCTTGAAGCAGCATCCTATGCATATCTGTTCGCCACGTCGGCCGAACGCGGGCGAATGACTGATTTTCTGGAAGGAACGAAGAATGTCTTTGGCACAGAGAATACTTGA
- a CDS encoding cobalamin B12-binding domain-containing protein has protein sequence MTERTLRILVGKPGLDGHDRGAKIIARAFRDAGFEVIYTGLHQTPEQIVAAAIQEDVDAVGLSILSGAHNALLPRVCQILKEKNADDIVVFGGGVIPDDDIPGLKAAGVSEVFTPGTSTEQIVLWVRENVAPRA, from the coding sequence ATGACTGAAAGAACACTGCGTATTCTTGTGGGTAAGCCGGGGCTCGACGGCCATGACCGGGGGGCCAAGATTATAGCTCGGGCTTTTCGCGATGCCGGCTTCGAGGTTATTTACACCGGGCTCCATCAGACGCCTGAGCAGATCGTTGCGGCAGCCATCCAGGAGGATGTCGATGCAGTCGGGCTGTCGATCCTCTCCGGTGCCCACAATGCGCTCTTGCCGCGGGTATGCCAGATTCTCAAGGAAAAGAATGCCGACGACATCGTCGTTTTTGGCGGCGGCGTCATTCCCGATGATGATATTCCCGGTCTGAAGGCAGCGGGCGTCAGTGAAGTTTTCACGCCGGGCACTTCCACTGAACAGATTGTCCTGTGGGTTCGGGAGAATGTTGCGCCGCGGGCGTAG
- the cobO gene encoding cob(I)yrinic acid a,c-diamide adenosyltransferase: protein MKLDHGCIQVYTGNGKGKTTAALGLAFRALGRGLRVFMVQFMKGGGPYGEHAAAERFSSDFTIVQTGRPGWVNRENPDPEDVRLAGAALETARAALTGGEYDLVILDEVNGAVSFGLLNAEDVLELMAQKPSCVELVLTGRSADERIIAAADLVTEMREIKHYYRAGIPARVGIEK, encoded by the coding sequence ATGAAGCTCGATCACGGGTGCATCCAGGTTTATACGGGCAACGGCAAGGGGAAGACTACGGCTGCCCTGGGCCTGGCATTCCGTGCCTTAGGACGGGGCCTGCGGGTCTTCATGGTGCAGTTTATGAAGGGTGGCGGTCCCTATGGAGAACATGCAGCTGCCGAGCGCTTCTCCTCTGACTTTACCATCGTCCAGACTGGAAGGCCCGGTTGGGTGAATCGCGAGAACCCCGACCCGGAAGATGTCCGTCTTGCCGGTGCGGCACTTGAAACCGCACGGGCGGCGTTAACCGGGGGCGAATATGATCTGGTCATCCTGGATGAAGTGAATGGCGCGGTTTCCTTCGGTCTGCTCAATGCCGAAGATGTCCTCGAACTGATGGCGCAAAAACCCAGCTGCGTTGAACTTGTTCTCACCGGCCGAAGCGCCGATGAGCGTATCATTGCTGCGGCCGATCTTGTGACGGAAATGCGAGAGATAAAACATTACTACCGTGCCGGTATCCCCGCGCGAGTCGGAATCGAAAAGTAA
- a CDS encoding enoyl-CoA hydratase/isomerase family protein, with product MPDFSDSKRVLYFHEYTLTVNQRCCYSSSLQILTVLKQETVLSPKLVTVKHDDVIAVVSLARPESRNVLNRDLVSGLLSVFASLKDDERVKGVVLTGEGKSFCAGADISEMARMTPAEAASLAELGQKLMFAVEKVGKPVVAAVNGHALGGGLELALACDLIVAAESAVFAAPEILLGIMPGFGGTQRLPRLIGKSRAKEMIFTGEQVSAGKAYDLGLVNRVFPADKLLDEAIQIVKTICNRGVLSLRVAKEIIDAGSGIDLATACLMERDAFALCFATHDQKEGMNAFIEKRKPRFTGR from the coding sequence TTGCCCGATTTCAGTGACAGTAAAAGGGTGTTATATTTTCATGAATACACCTTGACAGTTAATCAGCGCTGTTGTTATAGTTCTTCGCTACAGATTTTAACGGTACTAAAACAGGAGACGGTCTTGAGTCCTAAGCTGGTTACAGTTAAACATGATGATGTGATAGCTGTTGTTTCTCTTGCCAGACCGGAGTCGCGCAACGTATTGAATCGAGATCTGGTTTCCGGCCTGCTCTCTGTATTTGCCTCGCTTAAGGATGATGAGCGGGTAAAGGGTGTTGTGCTGACCGGAGAAGGGAAAAGCTTTTGCGCCGGGGCCGATATTTCCGAGATGGCGCGCATGACTCCTGCTGAAGCTGCTTCATTGGCGGAGTTGGGACAGAAGCTGATGTTTGCCGTCGAGAAGGTAGGGAAGCCTGTCGTGGCTGCCGTAAACGGTCATGCCCTCGGTGGCGGCCTTGAGCTGGCCTTGGCCTGTGACCTTATTGTTGCCGCTGAGTCGGCGGTCTTTGCTGCTCCGGAAATTCTTCTCGGCATTATGCCGGGATTTGGCGGTACTCAGCGCCTGCCGCGTCTCATCGGCAAGTCCCGGGCCAAAGAAATGATCTTTACCGGTGAGCAGGTTTCAGCTGGGAAAGCGTACGACCTTGGTCTCGTAAACAGGGTTTTCCCCGCAGACAAACTCCTGGACGAGGCCATCCAGATAGTCAAGACAATCTGCAATCGCGGAGTTCTTTCTTTGCGCGTGGCAAAAGAGATTATTGATGCCGGGTCCGGCATTGACCTCGCCACGGCCTGTCTCATGGAGCGGGATGCTTTTGCTCTTTGTTTCGCAACCCATGACCAGAAGGAAGGTATGAACGCATTCATCGAAAAGCGTAAACCCCGCTTTACGGGACGATAG
- a CDS encoding putative 2-dehydropantoate 2-reductase, translating to MKIAVVGAGALGLYYGALLQRSGMEVRFLLRRDFEAISGNGLKVFSVNGDFYLPHVKGYREPQEIGPVDLVLVGLKSFANDRFEDLVRPLLGERTQILTLQNGLGNEEALADLFGAERIIGGVAFLCSNRGEPGEVHHLGAGRIILGEYLRCDNGRVEQLSDMFRKAGVDCRAIDDLKRARWEKLVWNIPFNGLCALLLQPVTSLLAHEATRTLVRELMLEVIAAANVQGLLSPIPESFADSMLEFTDAMGEYRPSMQIDREEGRPLEIGAIFTTPLAYGMQKGINMTRVGMLETLLKQATL from the coding sequence ATGAAAATTGCAGTTGTCGGCGCGGGGGCGTTGGGACTCTATTACGGTGCGCTTTTGCAGCGTTCCGGCATGGAGGTCAGGTTTCTGCTCCGTCGGGATTTCGAAGCCATATCCGGAAACGGTCTCAAGGTGTTTTCCGTAAATGGCGATTTCTACCTGCCCCATGTTAAGGGTTACCGCGAACCGCAAGAGATCGGTCCCGTGGATCTGGTGCTTGTGGGGCTCAAATCCTTTGCCAACGACAGATTTGAAGACCTTGTCCGCCCCCTGCTGGGAGAGCGGACTCAGATCCTGACCCTGCAGAACGGTCTGGGGAACGAAGAAGCTTTGGCTGACCTCTTCGGCGCCGAGCGTATTATCGGCGGGGTAGCTTTTCTCTGTTCAAACCGTGGAGAACCGGGCGAGGTCCATCATCTTGGGGCGGGCCGGATTATTCTTGGCGAATATTTGCGTTGCGACAATGGGCGGGTTGAACAGCTATCGGACATGTTCCGGAAGGCCGGAGTGGATTGCCGGGCTATTGATGATTTAAAGCGGGCCCGTTGGGAAAAGCTGGTCTGGAACATACCGTTCAATGGACTGTGTGCACTTTTGCTCCAACCGGTCACATCGCTCCTTGCGCATGAAGCAACCAGGACCCTTGTACGGGAACTCATGCTGGAAGTAATAGCGGCCGCAAATGTCCAGGGACTTCTCAGTCCTATCCCCGAAAGTTTTGCTGACAGCATGCTCGAATTTACCGATGCGATGGGGGAGTATCGGCCGTCCATGCAGATCGACCGCGAAGAGGGGCGCCCCCTGGAGATTGGAGCAATTTTTACAACGCCTCTTGCTTACGGCATGCAGAAAGGTATCAATATGACGAGGGTCGGAATGCTGGAGACGTTGCTGAAGCAGGCAACCCTTTGA
- a CDS encoding nitroreductase, with the protein MDHPQEGKISAGKGMTIMDLREILEEAVRAPSGDNCQPWRFEVTGDTVRIIDLPGRDTSLFNHRQRASLVAHGALLENLAIVASTRGYTIDVTLFPDVSEPELVATVLFRPGAIQANPLHDAVKVRCTNRRRYDGSPLTDVERRAIASACEGYDGRLILTGNDDEKAFLAGIAALNDRLVFENENLHSFLFDHIRWSDDEARQTRDGLDIKTLDLAPPDALAFPLLKRWPLVRFLNSFGISRIVAGNARKLALSSSALGLILIPGAGAADYVNAGRILERIWLEAARIGLSVQLTTGITFLMQKVLEGDTSGLTAPHIELISEARRKIAARFGVTSETIAIMFRIGKSLPPGARSLRIPVAELITIEQ; encoded by the coding sequence ATGGATCATCCTCAAGAAGGTAAAATCAGCGCTGGCAAAGGGATGACGATTATGGATCTTCGCGAGATTCTGGAAGAGGCGGTTCGTGCGCCATCCGGCGATAATTGCCAGCCATGGCGTTTTGAAGTCACAGGGGATACTGTCCGGATAATTGATCTGCCCGGACGCGATACCTCGCTTTTCAACCACCGTCAGCGTGCCTCTCTGGTGGCCCATGGCGCCTTGCTTGAGAATCTGGCCATCGTGGCTTCAACCCGTGGCTATACCATCGACGTAACATTGTTTCCCGATGTTTCTGAACCGGAACTTGTTGCCACGGTTCTTTTCCGCCCCGGGGCCATCCAGGCCAACCCCCTGCACGATGCCGTCAAGGTCCGGTGCACCAACCGGAGGCGGTATGACGGTTCTCCTTTGACCGATGTCGAGCGCAGAGCCATTGCCTCTGCTTGCGAAGGGTATGACGGTCGCCTCATTTTGACGGGTAATGACGATGAGAAAGCATTTCTGGCCGGGATTGCCGCCCTTAACGATCGACTTGTTTTCGAAAACGAAAACCTCCACTCTTTCCTCTTCGACCATATTCGCTGGAGTGATGACGAAGCGCGCCAGACACGCGACGGTCTCGACATAAAGACACTCGATCTCGCCCCCCCTGATGCGCTGGCATTCCCGCTCCTGAAGCGCTGGCCCCTCGTAAGGTTCTTGAATTCTTTCGGCATCTCGCGGATTGTGGCCGGAAATGCCAGGAAGCTGGCCCTCTCTTCTTCTGCCCTTGGCCTTATTCTTATTCCGGGAGCCGGTGCGGCCGACTATGTCAATGCCGGTCGCATTCTTGAGCGGATATGGCTTGAGGCTGCCCGCATCGGGCTGAGTGTTCAGCTTACAACCGGTATCACTTTTCTTATGCAGAAAGTGCTTGAAGGTGATACTTCCGGCCTGACAGCACCTCATATTGAACTCATTTCGGAGGCACGCCGGAAGATTGCCGCCCGGTTCGGGGTGACGTCCGAAACCATCGCCATAATGTTCCGAATCGGGAAGAGCCTTCCCCCAGGCGCCCGTTCTTTGCGTATTCCCGTTGCTGAACTTATAACCATCGAACAGTAG